One genomic window of Rhizomicrobium sp. includes the following:
- a CDS encoding M24 family metallopeptidase: MSIGNESGRRAKLEEAEARGLALFDAIEREGLIVPGKREDALSEEIHALARDRFGVKAHWHKRIVRAGPNTVCVFSDDPPVHTIEEDDLVYLDLGPVIGDWEADLGRTYVFGGDARKKALVADLPRLFDIVAAHYHAAPDITCEQLYAFAQKTAEAAGWLFGGEIAGHTIQGRFPHAPVPRAGRLIAPGNASRMRDPDAAGDERHWILEIHLVDKARTFGGFYERLL; this comes from the coding sequence ATGAGCATTGGAAATGAGAGTGGGCGCCGCGCGAAGCTGGAAGAGGCCGAGGCCAGGGGACTGGCGCTGTTCGACGCCATCGAACGCGAAGGCCTGATCGTGCCCGGCAAGCGCGAGGACGCGCTGAGCGAGGAGATCCACGCCTTGGCGCGCGACCGTTTCGGCGTCAAGGCGCATTGGCACAAGCGCATCGTGCGGGCCGGCCCGAACACGGTGTGCGTCTTCTCCGACGATCCGCCGGTGCACACGATAGAGGAAGACGACCTGGTCTATCTCGATCTCGGCCCGGTGATCGGAGATTGGGAGGCCGATCTCGGCCGCACCTATGTGTTCGGCGGCGATGCAAGGAAGAAGGCGCTGGTCGCCGACCTGCCGCGTCTGTTCGACATCGTGGCCGCGCACTACCACGCCGCGCCCGACATCACCTGCGAGCAGCTCTACGCCTTCGCGCAGAAGACGGCCGAGGCGGCCGGCTGGCTGTTCGGCGGCGAGATCGCCGGCCACACGATCCAGGGCCGCTTTCCGCACGCCCCGGTGCCGCGCGCCGGAAGGCTGATCGCGCCCGGCAACGCCAGCCGGATGCGCGACCCCGACGCGGCCGGCGACGAAAGGCACTGGATATTGGAGATCCACCTTGTCGACAAGGCGCGGACCTTCGGCGGGTTCTATGAGCGGCTCTTGTAA
- a CDS encoding helix-turn-helix transcriptional regulator, with product MDQAVNRELGDFLRSRRSRLSPEAVGLPGGRRRRTPGLRREEVAQLAGIGTDWYIRLEQGRAVSPSVTTVESLARALRLDPVEQAHLRALTRNAERRPLGREVVPDSLRQTVEALNLPAYVTGRRWDVLAWNAAAAELFAFDRIAEADRNTLILVLTNPKTRALFGADWEREARRMVAQFRATHDLWAQDPAFTDLLERLRSGCAEFAVWWDTHDLRETIAGQKRLTHPRKGALRLQYTSFQANDDPSLKLVIYTEARD from the coding sequence GTGGATCAGGCCGTCAACCGTGAACTGGGCGATTTCCTCCGCTCGCGCCGCAGCCGGCTGTCGCCGGAGGCCGTGGGCCTGCCCGGCGGTCGCCGGCGCCGGACCCCGGGATTGCGCCGCGAGGAAGTGGCGCAACTCGCCGGCATTGGCACCGACTGGTACATCCGCCTGGAACAGGGCCGCGCCGTCAGTCCATCGGTGACCACCGTGGAGTCCCTGGCGCGCGCCTTGCGCCTCGATCCGGTGGAACAGGCGCATTTGCGGGCCTTGACCCGCAACGCCGAGCGCCGTCCGTTGGGGCGGGAGGTCGTGCCCGACAGCTTGCGGCAGACCGTCGAGGCCTTGAACCTTCCGGCCTATGTGACGGGCCGGCGCTGGGATGTGCTGGCCTGGAACGCCGCAGCCGCCGAGCTCTTCGCGTTCGACCGCATTGCCGAGGCGGACCGCAACACGCTGATCCTGGTGCTCACCAATCCCAAGACCCGCGCGCTGTTCGGCGCGGATTGGGAGCGGGAAGCCCGGCGGATGGTGGCCCAATTCCGCGCCACCCACGACCTCTGGGCACAGGATCCCGCGTTCACGGATCTGCTGGAACGTCTGCGCTCCGGCTGCGCCGAATTCGCCGTTTGGTGGGACACCCACGATCTTCGCGAGACCATCGCCGGGCAGAAGCGGCTGACCCATCCGCGCAAGGGCGCGTTGCGCCTGCAGTACACCAGCTTCCAGGCCAATGACGACCCGAGCCTGAAGCTGGTGATCTATACCGAAGCCCGGGACTAG
- a CDS encoding MmcQ/YjbR family DNA-binding protein encodes MPITERALRKIALSFPGATEEPSYGKPAFKIEKKFFTRLRAEDASIVWVVGSIDERDNLIEMDPKTYFITDHYKDYPSVLVRISRLNETMLRKMLERRWRAIAPKKLIKAVDEGAAAKPAPKKNATR; translated from the coding sequence ATGCCGATCACTGAACGGGCCTTGCGCAAAATCGCCTTGTCGTTCCCCGGGGCGACGGAGGAGCCGTCCTACGGCAAGCCGGCGTTCAAGATCGAGAAGAAGTTCTTTACCCGGCTGCGCGCCGAGGACGCCTCGATCGTGTGGGTCGTGGGTTCGATCGACGAGCGCGACAACCTCATCGAGATGGACCCGAAAACCTATTTCATCACCGACCACTATAAAGACTATCCGAGCGTGCTGGTGCGGATATCGCGCCTGAACGAAACGATGCTGCGCAAGATGCTGGAGCGGCGCTGGCGCGCCATCGCGCCCAAGAAGCTGATCAAGGCGGTCGATGAAGGCGCGGCCGCGAAGCCCGCGCCGAAGAAAAATGCCACGCGGTAG
- a CDS encoding class I SAM-dependent methyltransferase gives MDKRHADGSAGDADYGVLGPGYAGFRRPEPRIAAFIHAALGDAKTVLNIGAGAGSYEPSDRAVTAVEPSAAMRAERPAHLPRAIDAVAQKLPFADGSFDAAMTTFSVHQWPDLAAGLKEMRRVTRGPVVVMTGDPDRLDRFWLAEYAPEAIATEARRYPPVAAFAPLGGDIEATPIPIPLDCSDGFNEAYYGRPEMLLDPKARRACSAWSFVAPEAAARFERELARDLASGAWDAKHGALRSTPVFHGSLLLIVSRP, from the coding sequence ATGGACAAGCGACACGCCGACGGCAGCGCGGGCGACGCGGATTACGGCGTCCTCGGGCCCGGTTATGCCGGGTTCCGCCGTCCCGAGCCGCGTATCGCGGCGTTCATCCATGCGGCGCTGGGTGATGCGAAGACGGTGCTGAATATCGGCGCCGGCGCCGGCTCCTACGAGCCGTCCGACCGCGCCGTGACGGCGGTGGAGCCTTCCGCCGCGATGCGGGCCGAGCGCCCGGCGCATCTGCCGCGCGCCATCGATGCGGTCGCGCAGAAGCTGCCCTTTGCCGACGGCTCGTTCGATGCCGCGATGACGACGTTCTCGGTGCATCAATGGCCGGACCTCGCCGCCGGCTTGAAGGAAATGCGGCGTGTGACGCGCGGGCCCGTCGTCGTGATGACGGGCGATCCGGATCGATTGGACCGCTTCTGGCTGGCCGAATACGCGCCGGAGGCGATCGCGACCGAAGCGCGGCGCTATCCGCCGGTCGCGGCCTTCGCGCCGCTCGGAGGCGACATCGAAGCGACGCCTATCCCCATTCCGCTCGATTGCAGCGACGGCTTCAACGAAGCCTATTACGGACGTCCCGAGATGCTGCTCGATCCGAAGGCGCGGCGCGCCTGCTCGGCCTGGAGCTTCGTCGCGCCCGAGGCGGCGGCACGGTTCGAACGCGAGCTGGCGCGCGACCTTGCGAGCGGCGCCTGGGACGCGAAGCACGGCGCGCTGCGGTCCACGCCGGTTTTCCACGGGTCGCTGCTGTTGATAGTATCGCGGCCATGA
- a CDS encoding ferritin-like domain-containing protein: MVQITKDNAYDAVAPDDFPAMLDPARYNVRSTAFDKIISATHDHFWDPLDKKYIDFAAPYDATEKMIMPENFFPIFHTRIGDTMTREQKIKFANEATRWQLSAILHGEQGALALSASLCHILRDPGAQEYAANQTREEARHVTAFAAYIKARWGSPLPCGPTLQSLLTEMVGAPEVYKKIVGMQMLVEGLAMGAFATLYQNAQDPLLVKLCQLVMTDEAFHHKFGKIWADRTIPKLSKDEQNLVEDWAAQCFQTLLFNLINAEQMQTVYDSVGIDWQDARAAIMEAFTDDDRREGMKQSANIFRVLIKTLLNAGIITERTKAFYGMYVDMDELKKEGDRMVGDDIAEEGIRYLQTINFADRGKSGELLAAE; the protein is encoded by the coding sequence ATGGTTCAGATCACCAAAGACAATGCCTATGACGCGGTGGCGCCGGACGACTTTCCCGCGATGCTGGATCCCGCGCGCTACAATGTGCGCTCGACCGCCTTCGACAAGATCATCAGCGCGACCCACGACCATTTCTGGGATCCGCTCGACAAGAAATACATCGACTTCGCCGCGCCCTATGACGCGACGGAGAAGATGATCATGCCGGAGAATTTCTTCCCGATCTTCCACACCCGCATCGGCGATACGATGACGCGCGAGCAGAAGATCAAATTCGCCAACGAGGCGACGCGCTGGCAGCTTTCCGCCATCCTGCATGGCGAGCAGGGCGCGCTCGCGCTCTCCGCCTCGCTCTGCCACATCCTGCGCGATCCGGGCGCCCAGGAATACGCCGCCAACCAGACGCGCGAGGAAGCCCGCCACGTCACCGCCTTCGCCGCCTATATCAAGGCGCGCTGGGGCTCGCCGCTGCCCTGCGGCCCCACGCTGCAATCGCTCTTGACCGAGATGGTCGGCGCGCCGGAGGTCTACAAGAAGATCGTCGGCATGCAGATGCTGGTCGAGGGCCTCGCCATGGGCGCCTTCGCGACGCTGTACCAGAACGCGCAGGACCCGTTGTTGGTGAAGCTCTGCCAGCTCGTGATGACCGACGAGGCGTTCCATCACAAATTCGGCAAGATCTGGGCCGACCGCACGATCCCCAAGCTCAGCAAGGACGAGCAGAACCTGGTCGAGGACTGGGCGGCGCAATGCTTCCAGACGCTGCTGTTCAACCTCATCAACGCCGAGCAGATGCAGACGGTCTATGACAGCGTCGGCATCGACTGGCAGGACGCGCGCGCCGCGATCATGGAAGCCTTCACCGACGACGACCGCCGCGAGGGCATGAAGCAGTCGGCCAACATCTTCCGCGTGCTGATCAAGACGCTGCTGAACGCCGGCATCATCACCGAGCGCACCAAGGCGTTCTACGGCATGTATGTCGACATGGACGAGCTGAAGAAAGAAGGCGACCGCATGGTCGGCGACGACATTGCCGAGGAGGGCATCCGCTACCTCCAGACCATCAACTTCGCCGACCGCGGCAAGAGCGGCGAGCTGCTCGCGGCGGAATAG
- a CDS encoding MmcB family DNA repair protein: MALVSTANAAEVARGVSRLLLQQGFSPILEFTLANGRRLDVAALGADGTLLGVEIKVALADLRGDTKWPDYLDFCEHFYFAIPPDFPDEHVPPGTGLIVADKYGGAIVRPATPAPVHASRRKAVTLRFAKVAADRLASLLEIAPDPRQATVLPDADH; encoded by the coding sequence ATGGCACTCGTTTCGACGGCAAATGCGGCGGAGGTGGCGCGCGGCGTCAGCCGGCTCCTGCTGCAACAGGGCTTCAGCCCGATCCTGGAATTCACCCTGGCCAATGGGCGGCGGCTCGACGTCGCCGCGCTCGGCGCCGACGGCACGCTTCTCGGCGTGGAGATCAAGGTCGCGCTGGCCGATCTGCGCGGCGATACCAAATGGCCGGACTATCTCGACTTCTGCGAGCATTTCTATTTCGCCATCCCGCCGGACTTTCCCGATGAGCATGTGCCGCCGGGCACCGGGCTGATCGTCGCCGACAAATATGGCGGCGCCATCGTGCGGCCGGCGACACCGGCGCCGGTGCATGCCAGCCGACGCAAGGCGGTGACGCTGCGCTTCGCCAAGGTCGCGGCCGACCGGCTGGCCTCGCTGCTCGAAATCGCGCCGGACCCGCGCCAGGCCACGGTGCTGCCCGATGCCGATCACTGA
- a CDS encoding zinc-binding alcohol dehydrogenase family protein, with protein MKAAVLKEFGTPLVIEDLPDPVPGTGDVIVDVVAAGVLPYMAEVLSGKRKYLMALPMAPGAGAVGRVRAIGPDSTRLRIGEWVICDPTVRSRDDARTPDITLQGLSARGEGGLKLQQHYHHGSWAERMLVPTENVFPLGPIDAADAGMWCVLGLYLVPYGGLLAIDLKPGETLLVSGATGNFGSAGVAVALAMGAGCVVAPGRNEAMLESLKRRFGARVRTVKLTGDEAEDIRRMKAAAPGPIDGVLDLLPPWAPASAVRAAAMTVREYGRVVLMGGVGMLGGGDLALPYPWIMRNNITVKGQWMYPPAANTLMINLVRAGLLDIATVETTAFPLDQANAAVANAAAKGGRFKRTVICP; from the coding sequence ATGAAAGCCGCCGTCCTCAAGGAATTCGGAACCCCCCTCGTCATCGAAGACCTGCCCGATCCCGTGCCCGGCACCGGAGACGTCATCGTCGATGTCGTGGCGGCCGGCGTGCTGCCCTACATGGCCGAGGTTTTGAGCGGGAAGCGGAAATACCTGATGGCGTTGCCGATGGCGCCCGGCGCTGGCGCGGTCGGCCGCGTTCGCGCCATCGGCCCCGATTCCACAAGGCTCAGGATCGGCGAATGGGTGATCTGCGATCCGACGGTGCGCTCGCGCGACGACGCCAGAACGCCCGACATCACGCTGCAGGGCCTAAGCGCGCGCGGCGAGGGCGGCCTGAAACTGCAGCAGCACTATCACCACGGTTCCTGGGCGGAGCGGATGCTGGTCCCGACCGAGAACGTCTTTCCCCTCGGCCCGATCGATGCGGCCGATGCGGGGATGTGGTGCGTCCTCGGCCTCTACCTCGTGCCCTATGGCGGCCTCCTCGCCATCGATCTCAAACCGGGCGAGACGCTGCTGGTGAGCGGCGCGACGGGGAATTTCGGCAGCGCGGGCGTGGCGGTGGCATTGGCCATGGGCGCCGGCTGCGTCGTGGCGCCGGGCCGCAACGAAGCGATGCTCGAAAGCCTGAAGCGCCGGTTCGGCGCGCGCGTTCGAACCGTGAAACTGACCGGCGACGAAGCGGAAGACATCCGGCGCATGAAAGCCGCGGCGCCGGGCCCCATCGATGGCGTGCTCGATCTGCTGCCGCCCTGGGCGCCCGCCTCGGCCGTCCGCGCCGCCGCGATGACGGTGCGCGAATATGGCCGCGTCGTCCTGATGGGCGGCGTCGGCATGCTGGGCGGCGGCGACCTCGCGCTCCCTTATCCGTGGATCATGCGCAACAACATCACGGTCAAAGGCCAGTGGATGTATCCACCCGCCGCCAACACGCTGATGATAAACTTGGTGCGCGCCGGGCTGCTGGACATCGCGACCGTGGAGACCACGGCGTTCCCGCTGGATCAGGCCAACGCGGCGGTGGCGAACGCGGCCGCGAAAGGCGGCAGGTTCAAGCGCACGGTGATCTGTCCCTAA
- the hisB gene encoding imidazoleglycerol-phosphate dehydratase HisB encodes MRTATVERKTRETEISVSLDLDGSGLTDIDTGIGFLDHMLDSFGRHSMIDLKVRAQGDLHVDFHHTTEDTGIVIGQAVKKALGDFAGITRFGAATIPMDETLTRVAIDVSNRPYLIWRVDIPKPKLGEMDTELFKEWFQAFAQNAGICLHIENLYGENSHHIVETCFKATARALRQAIEPDERLEGGVASTKGTLSEKG; translated from the coding sequence ATGCGTACCGCCACGGTGGAAAGAAAGACTCGCGAGACGGAGATTTCCGTTTCGCTCGACCTCGACGGCTCGGGCCTCACTGATATCGACACCGGCATCGGTTTCCTCGACCACATGCTGGACAGCTTCGGCCGCCATTCGATGATCGACCTGAAGGTGCGCGCCCAGGGCGATCTGCATGTCGATTTCCATCACACCACCGAGGACACCGGCATCGTCATCGGCCAGGCGGTGAAGAAGGCGCTGGGCGATTTCGCCGGCATCACCCGCTTCGGCGCCGCCACCATCCCGATGGACGAGACGCTGACCCGCGTCGCCATCGACGTGTCGAACCGGCCCTATCTGATCTGGCGGGTCGACATCCCCAAGCCCAAGCTGGGCGAGATGGACACCGAGCTGTTCAAGGAGTGGTTCCAGGCCTTCGCGCAGAACGCCGGCATCTGCTTGCACATCGAGAACCTCTATGGCGAGAACAGCCACCACATCGTGGAGACCTGTTTCAAGGCCACGGCGCGGGCGCTGCGCCAGGCGATCGAGCCCGATGAGCGGCTCGAGGGGGGCGTCGCCTCGACCAAGGGAACGCTCAGCGAGAAGGGCTGA
- a CDS encoding ActR/PrrA/RegA family redox response regulator transcription factor yields the protein MSGDDKTLLLVEDDRPLRERLARAMEARGFTVTIAEGVAEGKARAKEAPPAYAVVDLKLDDGNGLDVVETLHVVRPESRVVVLTGFGNIATAVAAVKYGAIDYLPKPADADDILAALLAQPGSKPKPPENPMSADRVRWEHIQRVYELCGHNVSETARRLNMHRRTLQRILAKRSPR from the coding sequence ATGAGCGGCGACGATAAAACCCTGCTTCTGGTCGAGGATGACCGCCCCCTGCGCGAGCGGCTGGCCCGCGCCATGGAAGCGCGCGGCTTCACCGTGACCATCGCGGAGGGTGTCGCCGAGGGCAAGGCGCGCGCCAAGGAAGCGCCGCCGGCCTATGCGGTGGTGGACCTGAAGCTCGACGACGGCAACGGGCTGGACGTGGTGGAGACGCTGCATGTCGTGCGTCCGGAGAGCCGCGTCGTGGTGCTGACCGGCTTCGGCAATATCGCGACCGCGGTCGCGGCGGTGAAGTACGGCGCCATCGACTATCTGCCCAAGCCGGCCGATGCCGACGACATCCTGGCGGCGCTGCTGGCGCAGCCCGGCTCCAAGCCCAAGCCGCCGGAGAATCCGATGTCGGCGGACCGCGTGCGCTGGGAACACATCCAGCGGGTCTATGAGCTGTGCGGCCACAACGTGTCCGAGACGGCGCGCCGCCTCAACATGCACCGCCGCACCCTGCAGCGGATCCTGGCGAAGCGCAGCCCGCGGTAG